The DNA region AAAAGAATCTTTGCTGAAAATAATAGGTACTTCTGGAAATATAGATATTTTTTCATCATAGATTTTTTGAAATTGATAATTACCAGGAAGGCATCTTAACATAAAGTGTTGATTGGTAATAGCATCTTCAAATTTTAATCTAGTTACAAATGAAAATTCATACCTTTTCATTGCCCTACCCCCCATTTAGATAATTCATCAATATAATTTTTAATAGAATTATATTCTAACATATCTTCACTGTTAATAAAATCAACTTGTCTAGAAGTATTTTCGTTGATTTTTAAATTAATTGCATATCTCCAAAGTCTTTCTATCGCTGCTTTTTTAAGATTTTTACTTTCATCAAAACGATTGTAAAGCTCCACTCTTTCTATATATTTTCCCGCTTTTATTAGGTCTCTGGCATCATTTTCTAATATGTAGTCATCTACTGCTCCCCAAAAGGCAATTAAGTCATCAGTAACACGCTGTAGGTTTACAACTACATACTCCTGGCTATTATAGCACTTTTTCAAATCATTACATGCCAATTGTATATAGGATAAAGTTTTACTTGTAAGTGTATCTCTAAGCACTATCCCATTATCATAAGTCTTGCCAATATAATATGCTATGCTCATTTCGCTTTCTTCATCGGAAATAAAACGTTTTACAAAATCCTTTTTATCTCTATAATTATTGATGACCCCAAGTCTGCTGCAAAATTCTAAATAAGCATCCTGGTTCTTATCTACCATTTCATCATAAAAACGCCTTAGGTATGCAATAGTAGTATATGCTCTTTCTGCATATCTGCCAAGCCAATAAAGATAATTTGCCTTGTTTATTGAGATATTATCCATGTATCCTTAAACCCCCCTCCCTGTGAAGAATTAACTACAAAAGAATCTGGATTACGTG from Clostridium pasteurianum BC1 includes:
- a CDS encoding alpha-E domain-containing protein; the encoded protein is MDNISINKANYLYWLGRYAERAYTTIAYLRRFYDEMVDKNQDAYLEFCSRLGVINNYRDKKDFVKRFISDEESEMSIAYYIGKTYDNGIVLRDTLTSKTLSYIQLACNDLKKCYNSQEYVVVNLQRVTDDLIAFWGAVDDYILENDARDLIKAGKYIERVELYNRFDESKNLKKAAIERLWRYAINLKINENTSRQVDFINSEDMLEYNSIKNYIDELSKWGVGQ